A stretch of Imperialibacter roseus DNA encodes these proteins:
- a CDS encoding IS110 family RNA-guided transposase, translating to MKGKSKELNFEGQKVFVGIDVHLTSWKVTILLEQLTHKTFSQDPRAETLASYLRRTFPGAEYYSAYEAGFCGYSVHRSLEACGIHNIVVNPADIPTTDKEKKQKEDSRDSRKIARCLRTGELEAIHVPDRAIEELRGLVRYRKTLVKEISRNKTRVKASLHFYGIEIPAELDSASRHWSANFSKWLATIRLSTDYGHTVIADTVDTVDHLRSTLLKINKQLRTIAKSEAYAHKINCLKSIPGVGLVVSMTLLTELEQINRFKNLDKLCAYIGLIPSTNSSGDKDRTGSITPRSNKPLRGVLIESAWVASRIDPALALAYSNLCKRMKPNRAIIRIAKKLLNRIRFVLKNETEYEYAVVK from the coding sequence ATGAAAGGTAAAAGTAAAGAATTGAACTTCGAAGGTCAAAAGGTATTCGTTGGCATTGATGTGCATTTAACCAGTTGGAAAGTGACCATATTATTGGAACAGCTTACACATAAGACGTTTTCACAGGATCCGAGAGCTGAGACTTTAGCCAGCTATCTAAGGAGAACCTTTCCAGGGGCCGAATATTATTCAGCCTATGAGGCAGGATTTTGCGGTTACAGTGTTCACCGATCTCTGGAGGCATGTGGCATACACAATATTGTAGTCAACCCAGCAGACATTCCTACCACAGATAAAGAGAAGAAACAAAAGGAGGACAGCCGAGATAGTAGAAAAATTGCACGCTGTTTACGTACTGGAGAATTAGAAGCTATCCATGTTCCAGACAGGGCTATAGAAGAACTTCGTGGGCTGGTAAGGTACCGTAAAACTTTGGTCAAGGAAATCAGTAGAAACAAGACCAGGGTCAAAGCTTCTTTACATTTCTATGGTATTGAAATTCCGGCAGAACTGGACTCTGCATCACGCCACTGGTCAGCTAATTTCTCCAAATGGTTAGCAACCATAAGGCTATCGACAGATTACGGCCATACCGTAATAGCCGACACGGTGGATACAGTTGATCATTTACGGTCTACACTACTCAAAATCAATAAGCAGCTAAGGACAATAGCTAAAAGTGAGGCGTATGCTCATAAAATTAACTGCCTTAAAAGTATTCCCGGAGTAGGACTGGTTGTGTCGATGACTTTGCTTACAGAACTCGAGCAGATCAACCGGTTCAAGAACCTGGATAAACTTTGTGCTTATATTGGACTGATTCCATCTACTAATTCTTCAGGAGATAAAGATCGAACAGGAAGCATTACACCCAGAAGCAATAAACCATTGAGAGGGGTACTTATTGAAAGTGCATGGGTTGCCAGTAGAATTGATCCTGCTCTAGCTCTGGCTTATAGTAATTTGTGTAAGCGAATGAAGCCAAATAGAGCTATTATTCGAATAGCTAAAAAGTTATTGAATCGTATAAGGTTTGTATTGAAAAATGAAACAGAGTATGAATATGCGGTGGTTAAATGA
- a CDS encoding serine hydrolase domain-containing protein, translating into MKITLRLRFFIVLLVLFAGFLHLQAQPLPTAKPEEVGMSSERLQRLSTVFKQYADNKKMSGNVILVMRKGKVVYHEAFGMRDIESKAAMPKDAIFRIASQTKALVSVSIMMLQEEGKLLITDNVSKYIPEFEETTVAVAKEDGVYEIVPAKRQITLRDLLTHTAGIGYGGGPAKDKWEDAGITGWYFAHREEPVGATIAKMASLPMDAQPGEKFVYGYNTDILGAVVEKASGMPLDQFIKTRITDPLGMNDTHFYLPKSKVGKLATVYSAYADRPIEKSPVTGTMVSQGAYVDGPRTSFSGGAGLLSTADNYARFLQMTMNGGELNGTRILSPKTIELMTVSHTGDIEFRDGQGFGLGFSVVEDLGERGIPGSVGEYGWGGAYGSTYWVDPKEELVVVYFKQLIPTAGLDDQAKLRALVYQAILE; encoded by the coding sequence ATGAAAATTACACTACGCCTACGCTTTTTTATTGTCCTGCTAGTCCTTTTTGCAGGGTTTCTCCACCTCCAGGCACAACCGCTGCCGACTGCCAAACCCGAAGAGGTGGGCATGTCATCGGAAAGACTCCAACGCCTCAGTACCGTGTTCAAACAATATGCGGACAACAAGAAGATGTCTGGCAATGTTATTTTGGTGATGCGAAAGGGAAAAGTGGTATACCATGAAGCGTTTGGTATGAGAGACATCGAATCCAAAGCCGCTATGCCAAAGGATGCGATTTTTCGGATTGCGTCGCAAACCAAGGCCCTTGTTAGTGTTTCGATCATGATGCTTCAGGAGGAAGGGAAGCTTTTGATAACTGATAACGTAAGTAAATACATTCCTGAGTTTGAAGAGACCACGGTTGCTGTGGCCAAAGAAGATGGCGTGTATGAAATTGTGCCGGCGAAAAGGCAAATCACGCTCAGAGACCTGCTCACTCACACAGCTGGCATCGGTTATGGTGGAGGGCCTGCCAAAGATAAATGGGAGGATGCAGGCATCACGGGGTGGTATTTTGCCCATAGGGAAGAACCTGTTGGCGCCACTATTGCCAAAATGGCTTCCCTGCCTATGGATGCGCAGCCAGGGGAGAAATTTGTTTACGGCTATAACACCGACATCCTTGGTGCAGTGGTGGAAAAGGCGTCGGGAATGCCGCTGGATCAATTTATTAAAACGAGGATTACCGATCCGCTGGGAATGAATGATACGCACTTTTATTTGCCGAAGAGCAAGGTAGGTAAACTTGCAACAGTTTATTCGGCGTATGCAGACAGACCAATTGAGAAATCACCGGTAACGGGCACCATGGTGAGCCAGGGTGCTTATGTGGATGGGCCAAGAACCAGTTTTTCTGGTGGAGCTGGTTTGTTGAGCACAGCCGACAACTACGCCAGGTTTTTGCAAATGACGATGAACGGAGGTGAGCTCAATGGCACAAGGATTCTTTCACCTAAAACCATTGAATTGATGACGGTGAGTCATACAGGTGATATTGAATTTCGGGACGGACAAGGGTTTGGTCTTGGGTTTTCCGTTGTGGAGGATTTAGGTGAAAGAGGCATTCCCGGCTCAGTGGGTGAATACGGCTGGGGCGGTGCCTATGGCTCAACTTACTGGGTAGACCCCAAAGAAGAGCTGGTGGTGGTCTACTTCAAGCAGCTTATTCCGACTGCGGGCTTGGACGATCAGGCCAAGCTAAGAGCGCTGGTGTACCAGGCGATTTTGGAGTAA
- a CDS encoding polysaccharide deacetylase family protein, which yields MMKRIVLNHILAALTIVSIFTSCQSSFDADSGKTEITKWHQNKTGAVSLTFDDGTVHQFTIAMPMLDSLGMKGTFYIITGKIPESQYRGTFIGRPGEEIIAETAKIPTNKDNLLERASAIGFLGYEGGLDYHTRAGAAVDAENVDKAIEIIEEGYAKIRAGKLKKVGPPTSYREANDTTTWELYRQYAANGHEIASHTVTHPRLAILDEPNILYELEKSKEEIENQIGADYIFSAEGPYGTEHEHSVEYVLKVYESARNRMPEPFLAELNRGSKESPAEGKEGKEYVQWQRGPLFKTPMELMKSWVDTTAARSDTWLVLVFHGVEGVGWEAKPKEQLREYFEYIASKRNDVWVAPFVEVTQYIRERMAAKVSTKIDGSTIVVNLTHTLDPKWYGHSLTLKTLVPDWEKAQVKQGETILAARMTEEEGKKYVMYEALPNGEPITIREME from the coding sequence ATGATGAAAAGAATAGTCCTGAACCATATCCTAGCTGCCCTTACAATTGTATCGATTTTTACTTCGTGTCAGTCATCGTTTGACGCCGATTCTGGAAAGACGGAAATCACGAAATGGCACCAAAACAAAACTGGTGCGGTTTCCCTCACATTCGATGACGGCACCGTCCACCAGTTTACTATCGCCATGCCTATGCTCGACTCGCTTGGCATGAAGGGCACGTTTTACATCATCACCGGCAAAATACCTGAGTCGCAGTACCGGGGCACCTTCATCGGCAGGCCGGGAGAGGAGATCATTGCGGAAACTGCCAAAATACCAACGAACAAGGATAATCTGCTCGAGCGGGCGTCGGCCATTGGCTTTCTGGGCTATGAAGGGGGCCTGGATTATCACACCAGAGCCGGAGCTGCAGTCGATGCTGAAAATGTGGACAAGGCCATTGAAATCATTGAAGAAGGATATGCGAAGATCAGGGCTGGTAAGCTTAAGAAGGTAGGGCCACCTACCAGTTATAGAGAGGCTAACGACACCACTACCTGGGAGCTGTACCGTCAGTACGCCGCCAATGGACATGAGATTGCCAGCCATACGGTTACCCATCCAAGGCTGGCCATCCTCGACGAGCCAAACATACTTTACGAGCTGGAAAAGAGTAAGGAAGAGATTGAAAACCAGATAGGCGCCGATTACATATTTTCAGCGGAGGGGCCTTATGGTACAGAGCATGAGCATTCGGTTGAGTATGTGCTCAAGGTGTACGAATCGGCTCGGAACAGGATGCCTGAGCCGTTTCTGGCCGAGCTTAACAGGGGTTCAAAAGAGTCGCCTGCTGAAGGAAAAGAGGGGAAGGAGTATGTGCAGTGGCAGCGGGGACCTTTATTCAAAACCCCAATGGAGCTGATGAAGTCGTGGGTGGACACCACTGCTGCCCGCAGTGATACATGGCTCGTATTGGTGTTCCACGGCGTTGAGGGTGTTGGCTGGGAGGCCAAACCCAAAGAGCAGTTGAGAGAGTACTTTGAGTACATAGCCAGTAAAAGAAATGATGTGTGGGTAGCCCCTTTTGTTGAGGTAACACAATACATCAGAGAACGGATGGCTGCGAAAGTCAGCACAAAGATTGATGGCAGCACTATCGTAGTGAACCTGACACATACCCTTGATCCGAAGTGGTATGGACACAGCCTGACACTCAAAACACTGGTGCCAGATTGGGAAAAAGCGCAAGTGAAACAGGGTGAGACAATACTTGCGGCCCGAATGACGGAGGAGGAAGGGAAAAAGTACGTGATGTATGAGGCTTTACCTAATGGCGAACCGATAACGATCAGGGAAATGGAATAG
- a CDS encoding DUF1697 domain-containing protein produces the protein MTTYISILRGINVGGHKPVPMKELQALYESLGYEQVKTYIQSGNVAFSIEEKSPSAIRKAIEVAISQRFGFDVPVLVSTQADIKKVIEGNPFLNEKEIEPDKLHVTFLDELPKQENVDKLLTYDYAPDRFVLTGKEVYVYCPSGYGRTKINNTFFESKLKVGATTRNWKTVNVLAEMGGI, from the coding sequence ATGACTACCTACATCTCCATCCTCAGAGGCATCAATGTTGGCGGGCACAAGCCGGTGCCCATGAAAGAGCTGCAAGCACTATACGAGTCATTGGGATATGAACAAGTGAAGACCTATATCCAGAGCGGCAACGTGGCTTTTTCGATTGAAGAAAAATCTCCCTCAGCAATCAGGAAGGCTATTGAAGTGGCCATCAGCCAGCGCTTTGGTTTCGATGTACCTGTGCTTGTTAGCACTCAGGCCGATATAAAAAAAGTGATTGAGGGAAATCCCTTTCTTAATGAGAAGGAAATAGAACCTGACAAGCTGCACGTGACCTTCCTTGACGAGCTGCCAAAGCAGGAGAACGTGGATAAGCTGCTGACCTACGACTACGCCCCGGATCGCTTTGTGTTGACGGGAAAAGAAGTGTACGTATACTGCCCCAGCGGCTATGGCCGAACAAAGATCAACAATACCTTTTTTGAGTCTAAACTGAAAGTTGGTGCTACTACCAGAAACTGGAAGACAGTGAACGTGCTGGCTGAAATGGGCGGTATTTAA
- a CDS encoding RNA polymerase sigma-70 factor, with amino-acid sequence MKSDRTDLELWQMIAQDDAAAFEELYNRYSKGLFVFALNIFKKREVCEDIVQNVFIDLWSKRKTVNIVTVKPYLFQSVKFQAFKHMRDAKISDEDLTRLNIVDASVDILQKLEFEELEELIKDVVSSLPPRCQEIFVMSRFQNKSNQEIAIELKISMQAVKNQISKALKSLKQELHPHKIAALALLLEL; translated from the coding sequence ATGAAATCTGACCGAACCGATCTGGAACTGTGGCAAATGATAGCACAGGACGATGCAGCTGCATTTGAGGAGCTGTATAATCGATATTCCAAGGGTCTGTTTGTCTTTGCATTGAATATTTTCAAGAAGAGGGAAGTATGTGAGGACATTGTTCAAAATGTTTTCATTGATCTTTGGTCCAAACGGAAAACTGTCAACATAGTCACTGTAAAACCATACTTGTTCCAATCAGTGAAATTCCAGGCCTTCAAGCACATGCGTGATGCCAAAATCTCTGACGAGGACCTAACCAGACTGAATATTGTTGATGCGTCAGTCGATATATTACAAAAGCTGGAGTTTGAAGAGCTTGAGGAGCTGATAAAAGACGTGGTGAGCTCCCTGCCTCCCCGGTGCCAGGAGATATTTGTGATGAGCCGGTTTCAGAATAAGTCAAATCAGGAAATTGCCATAGAGTTAAAAATTTCGATGCAGGCGGTGAAGAATCAAATAAGCAAAGCATTGAAATCGTTGAAACAAGAACTTCACCCACATAAAATTGCAGCACTCGCTTTGCTGCTGGAGCTATAG
- a CDS encoding FecR family protein has protein sequence MDAKQAKALFNKYVNNECSPEERELLEKYLDSFQDDSLELSDLNFDEEIKPKMWSKIMSETTKEKQPVVRVLSFSSLMKYAAVIAGIAIGVSIWANLHNTNRQSLVIGDDKVVLRTSEGTSNEIVIGGISQINDDEGGVIASQEGDVIVYKPKSDIKQLVFNEIEVPRGKTFKVVLSDGTSVHLNSGTIFKFPVNFIQGEERKVFLTGEAYFEVAKDPEHPFLVNTSGMDVRVLGTHFNVSSYEGSVAHAVLIEGSVAVQEKDGGNIVGTEKVIVPGQKASLVSGNIEVQEVDVEDYVGWMRNVLIFNDEPFSEIVKKIERRYNVEIKNDYKELAPVRFNGKFDDETVIDLLETFRASAGFDYHISDNKVIINQNKRNSL, from the coding sequence ATGGATGCTAAACAGGCAAAAGCACTTTTTAATAAATATGTGAATAATGAATGTTCTCCTGAAGAGCGTGAGCTTTTGGAAAAGTATTTAGATTCATTTCAGGATGATAGCTTGGAACTTTCAGACTTGAACTTTGATGAGGAAATCAAACCAAAGATGTGGTCGAAGATTATGTCGGAGACAACAAAAGAAAAGCAGCCAGTCGTTAGAGTCCTCTCATTTTCCAGCCTGATGAAGTACGCAGCCGTTATTGCAGGAATTGCGATCGGCGTCTCAATATGGGCCAACCTTCACAATACTAACCGTCAATCACTTGTTATCGGCGATGATAAAGTAGTTCTGAGAACAAGCGAGGGCACGTCCAACGAAATTGTCATTGGAGGTATCAGCCAAATTAATGATGATGAAGGGGGCGTAATTGCTTCCCAGGAGGGTGATGTGATCGTTTACAAGCCGAAGAGTGACATCAAGCAACTGGTATTTAACGAGATAGAAGTACCGAGAGGAAAAACCTTCAAGGTGGTGCTTTCTGATGGCACATCTGTGCATCTCAATTCCGGTACTATTTTTAAGTTTCCAGTCAACTTTATTCAGGGTGAGGAAAGAAAAGTCTTTTTAACCGGAGAGGCATACTTTGAAGTGGCGAAGGATCCAGAACACCCTTTTTTGGTAAACACCAGTGGCATGGATGTCAGGGTTTTAGGAACACATTTCAACGTCAGTTCTTATGAAGGGTCAGTGGCTCATGCTGTATTAATTGAAGGCAGCGTGGCCGTTCAGGAGAAAGATGGCGGTAACATCGTTGGCACTGAGAAAGTGATTGTGCCTGGTCAAAAGGCTTCTTTGGTTTCTGGCAATATCGAAGTACAGGAAGTGGATGTGGAAGACTACGTGGGTTGGATGCGAAATGTGTTGATATTCAACGACGAGCCTTTTTCTGAGATAGTGAAGAAAATAGAAAGAAGATATAACGTGGAAATCAAAAACGACTACAAAGAGCTAGCACCTGTCCGATTCAATGGAAAGTTTGATGACGAAACGGTCATCGACTTGCTGGAGACATTTAGAGCTAGTGCTGGTTTTGACTACCACATTTCGGATAACAAAGTAATTATCAACCAAAACAAACGAAACAGCCTATGA
- a CDS encoding TonB-dependent receptor: MKKSSWFSMLVESNFYKHSGLKLFLFLMVVGLPKIQANAYSQFEEITLHIENKTIKQVLVEIESKSQFKFFYKTDEIDLERKVSINVDRMPVDKILEQVFDDGTVSFSTIKNQIVLKKAEPKPAKTIKPDIRRETQEANPAVSVSGKVSDEQGVGIPGVSVIEKGTSNGVATDVEGGYSIDVDSPNSTLVFSSIGYITQEIRVGAVSSLNVSMVEDIQSLNEIVVLGYASQSKEDLTGAVSSLKSEDIKNLPVTSAAELLQGRVAGVQVVKSSGAPGATSDIVVRGGGSVNGMSPLFIVDGVRMGTNYSFNSEDIESMEILKDASAAAIYGAQAAGGVVLIQTKRGSGNNEKININVSGYSGIRNTRPLVPLMNTQQMFAARKAFGYDVSAWGDPNTLPDVDWVDELYNPGNDNNYTVSLAGSSQKANYYLSGNIFKQKGIKLDNSFERYSFRTNSDFHLSKNVTVGETVYLYKSYLNPDQGGNYWRTVPTMPVYEPDGSWGQAPSAGYFNGNNPALVALTNHGGQDEFAIQSNAYVDIKIMDGLNLRGTLGANIGSSVNSIFSEAYNIGSQSAPAIFTETYTDWENYTANLVASYEKMVGDHSFKALAGYEMYKEDRKYVTVNATNFVADVTESFFLNNDVTSQRVTGGPSPDQRLLSQFGRINYSYAGKYLASATIRRDGSDRFGPANKWGVFPAFSAGWRISEEGFFDQGGFISSMQLRASYGALGNIGAIPQYLYQVSYSPQNFHALGDGRAVQSYSRALSLANTEIKWEEVKTTDFGVDFGLLDQRLTVTMDWYKRLTSDMIYQLPLPMSSGYVAGRLLASNPVFTNIGELSNTGLEIGANYEQSVGDLQMNFGLTGAFNKNKVVSLDGSGTKSINDGVGGQYLSNSISRTVDGQPMSQFFGYVVEGIFATDQEAQERGVVQEGAGAGDLIYKDVNGDGVITQDDRDFIGNPWPKLNFGININMKYRGFDLALAFQGVSGVDLYNANRHYSDFLAGDYNSSPEVFKASFFDGNGLTSVPRLGFTDVNGNYQRDPNANYTNISSYFVENGSYLKLRNLQFGYSFPIAALSNIKVSALRIYLMADNFLTFTKYKGVDPEVLGEGTVGSRGIDFNSRYPQTTFVSAGFNLSF; encoded by the coding sequence ATGAAAAAATCAAGTTGGTTTTCCATGCTTGTGGAAAGTAATTTTTACAAGCACAGTGGTTTGAAGCTCTTTCTCTTCCTGATGGTCGTTGGTTTGCCGAAAATTCAGGCCAATGCCTATTCGCAATTCGAGGAGATTACGCTACACATTGAGAACAAGACGATCAAGCAGGTCTTGGTAGAAATTGAATCCAAAAGTCAGTTCAAATTCTTTTATAAGACGGATGAGATTGACCTGGAAAGAAAGGTCTCTATTAACGTGGATCGAATGCCCGTTGATAAAATTCTTGAGCAGGTCTTTGACGACGGAACGGTTTCATTCAGTACAATCAAAAATCAGATTGTCCTGAAAAAGGCTGAACCTAAGCCTGCAAAAACCATTAAACCTGATATCAGGAGAGAAACGCAGGAAGCTAATCCTGCTGTTTCGGTAAGCGGTAAGGTATCAGATGAGCAAGGTGTTGGCATTCCTGGTGTGTCTGTGATCGAAAAGGGGACATCCAATGGTGTGGCAACAGACGTTGAGGGAGGCTATAGTATTGACGTGGATAGCCCCAATTCTACGCTGGTGTTTTCATCTATTGGCTATATCACACAAGAAATTCGTGTTGGGGCTGTCAGCTCTCTCAATGTATCAATGGTTGAAGATATACAGTCTTTGAATGAGATTGTGGTGCTGGGCTATGCTTCGCAAAGCAAGGAGGACCTTACCGGCGCAGTGTCCAGCTTAAAGTCAGAGGATATCAAGAATTTGCCGGTTACCAGTGCTGCTGAGCTTTTGCAGGGCAGGGTTGCAGGTGTGCAGGTGGTTAAGTCTTCAGGAGCACCGGGTGCCACATCTGATATCGTTGTTCGTGGTGGAGGCTCCGTGAACGGAATGTCTCCCTTGTTCATTGTCGATGGCGTGCGAATGGGCACTAACTATTCTTTCAATAGTGAGGACATTGAATCAATGGAAATCCTGAAAGATGCGAGTGCTGCTGCGATTTATGGAGCGCAGGCAGCAGGTGGCGTTGTTTTGATCCAGACCAAGAGAGGCTCTGGAAATAATGAGAAGATCAATATCAACGTAAGTGGCTATAGCGGGATCAGAAATACACGCCCGCTGGTACCATTGATGAACACCCAGCAAATGTTTGCTGCACGGAAAGCATTTGGCTATGACGTGTCAGCGTGGGGCGACCCTAACACCTTGCCCGATGTGGACTGGGTGGACGAACTCTATAACCCGGGAAACGATAATAACTACACGGTCTCGCTGGCAGGATCTTCACAGAAGGCTAACTACTATTTGTCGGGAAACATATTTAAACAAAAAGGAATCAAGCTGGATAACTCTTTTGAGCGTTATTCCTTCAGAACCAACTCCGATTTTCACTTGTCGAAAAATGTGACGGTAGGTGAAACTGTTTATCTATACAAAAGCTATTTGAACCCGGATCAGGGAGGAAACTATTGGAGGACAGTGCCCACCATGCCCGTGTACGAGCCGGACGGAAGCTGGGGGCAGGCACCTTCTGCCGGGTACTTTAATGGCAATAATCCGGCACTTGTAGCCCTAACCAACCATGGCGGGCAGGATGAATTTGCCATTCAGAGCAATGCCTATGTTGATATTAAAATAATGGACGGACTTAACCTTCGTGGGACGTTGGGCGCTAACATTGGCAGCAGCGTGAATAGTATTTTCTCGGAGGCATACAACATCGGCTCACAGTCAGCGCCTGCTATCTTTACCGAGACCTACACCGATTGGGAGAATTATACTGCCAACCTGGTGGCTAGCTATGAAAAGATGGTTGGAGACCACAGCTTCAAAGCATTGGCTGGTTACGAGATGTACAAGGAGGATAGAAAATATGTGACTGTCAACGCAACAAACTTTGTTGCTGATGTAACGGAGTCATTTTTCTTAAATAACGACGTGACATCCCAGCGTGTAACAGGTGGACCTTCGCCTGATCAAAGATTGCTTTCGCAGTTTGGTCGTATTAACTACTCGTATGCTGGTAAATACCTGGCATCTGCCACCATCAGACGAGACGGCTCGGATAGGTTTGGGCCTGCTAATAAATGGGGTGTTTTTCCTGCATTCTCCGCCGGATGGAGGATTAGCGAAGAGGGATTCTTTGACCAGGGTGGATTTATTTCATCTATGCAATTGCGGGCCAGCTATGGTGCACTGGGAAACATAGGGGCAATTCCTCAATACCTGTATCAGGTATCTTACTCTCCACAAAATTTTCACGCTTTAGGCGATGGCAGAGCAGTACAATCTTACTCCAGAGCACTTAGCCTTGCCAACACCGAGATAAAATGGGAAGAAGTGAAAACTACTGATTTTGGTGTTGATTTTGGCTTATTGGATCAACGACTGACAGTGACCATGGATTGGTACAAGAGGCTAACCTCAGATATGATTTATCAGCTTCCGCTTCCTATGTCGTCGGGCTATGTTGCCGGACGTTTGCTGGCTTCTAACCCAGTGTTCACAAACATTGGTGAACTCAGCAACACAGGTCTCGAAATTGGAGCTAACTACGAACAATCAGTTGGTGATCTTCAGATGAATTTTGGCTTAACCGGCGCTTTTAACAAAAACAAGGTGGTCAGCCTTGACGGTTCAGGCACTAAGTCCATTAATGATGGCGTAGGTGGACAGTATTTGTCAAATTCGATTTCCAGGACGGTTGATGGCCAGCCAATGAGCCAGTTCTTTGGCTATGTGGTGGAAGGGATATTCGCCACCGACCAGGAAGCTCAGGAAAGAGGAGTGGTGCAGGAAGGAGCTGGGGCCGGTGACCTGATTTACAAGGATGTGAACGGCGATGGTGTAATCACGCAGGATGACAGAGATTTTATCGGAAACCCGTGGCCAAAGCTCAACTTCGGCATAAATATCAACATGAAGTACAGAGGCTTCGACCTTGCATTGGCTTTTCAGGGTGTATCTGGCGTGGATCTTTACAATGCTAACCGTCATTATTCAGATTTTCTGGCTGGCGATTATAATTCTTCTCCTGAGGTGTTCAAAGCTTCATTCTTTGATGGAAATGGCCTTACCAGTGTGCCCAGGCTAGGCTTTACGGACGTTAACGGAAATTACCAAAGAGATCCCAATGCGAACTACACGAACATTTCAAGCTATTTCGTTGAGAATGGATCGTATCTAAAGCTTCGGAATCTTCAGTTTGGGTATAGTTTCCCAATAGCGGCGCTGTCGAATATCAAAGTGTCTGCCCTGAGAATTTACCTGATGGCCGACAACTTCCTGACTTTTACGAAGTACAAGGGAGTTGATCCGGAAGTGCTCGGGGAAGGAACAGTGGGCAGCAGGGGTATAGACTTTAACTCCAGATACCCTCAGACAACATTTGTTTCAGCTGGTTTTAACCTAAGCTTCTAA